The genome window AAAGCAGCCACATTGGGAGGTATGTGTGTATCTGGGACATTTGTGTTATGACCTGGTGAGATCTGCATGACTTTTTACCTCGGCTGGTTCCCTGAATTTGTCAAAGGGcaaacagaaaacatttattgtgacacagaagaaaagaaagtctgaTTGGCAGTGTGTGAAGAAGTGGGGAGGAGGTCAGGTCCTGGGATGACATCCGAAATGTGGTCAGAAAGAAGGCATAAGGACTGCCCTTGGCCTGCCTTGGCATGGATGGGAATGacccagaggaagggaggagggggaagagagggagtgaGGTCCCGGACTCAGATTCCTTGAAAGGACAGTGTTTATCGGAATCCAGATCCTGTCTGGATAGGGAACCCCCAGGATCAGGTTTTCCTGGGAACATCCCCTGCTGGCCCTGAAGTGTCCCAGTGCTGGAAATCCCTACCCACTGAGGCCAGTGTGACAGTGGACTGGGGctgctgccctccacccccaggctGTGCCTAGTGGGCTCACAGGCTCTCTGCTGGCCACTGCCCAGCACCCAGGGATGCTCCTGCCCACGTATGGAGATGGAGCTCTCCTGCTCCTTCgtcacaggctccatgcaagttCTGCTGTCTTTTGTCTCTCCTCCTCATCTGATGTGCACCCTTCCTGTAATGCCAGGGTGAGCACGCCCGGCACACCCCCTTTCCCTTCCGCTGGGAGAGGATTAGTAGGAGGACAAGCAAGCAGAGGTTTGCATTTGAAGACCTGCTCACCAGCTTTGGCTAACGTGAGTGTGGGTGTGACCACAGCTGGCTTCTAAGTGGGGATACTGATATTTACCTCATGAGAAGCCTAGAGCACTCAAGGTTACATTTACCAATATCTTGTGCAGTTCCCAAAATACAATAAGTACTCATTAagtgttattttccatttttggttATTCACTTACTTATACAGTTATTTGTTTAGTTCATTCATGCATTTGGTAGATATTAAGCAGACAGCAGACCCAGGAAGTGCTGGAGACCCACGTAAATCACAAcacagtcctttaaaaaaaaaaaaaacaatttatttctcacagtctggaggctgagaagtccagaTCAAGTGCCAGCAGATTCTGTGGCTGGTGAGGACCTGCTTCCTGGTTTACAGATGGTTGTCCTCTTGGATTCTCATACGACAGAAAGAAAGCTACCtagctctctggcctcttcttcCAAAGGTaccaatcccattcatgaggactataccctcatgacctaatcaccgtCCTGATGCCCGAGATTCCTATTGTTTAAGGGGGGTGAGAGACAAGTAAGCAGAGGATCTGTCTGGTGGAGAAACTTGCTCTGAGGAAGGGAGctagggaaggcttcctggaggaggggctgcTTACATCTTGTACCCCTGTAAGTCCTTGACACAGTGGATAGACCTGGAAGGAGATGCATGCTCCCTGACCTGGCAACAGACAGCGGTATGTCAGGCACATGCAGGGAACTCTGAACTGAACCCAGAACTGTGCAGATCTGCAGCTCAAGTCTGGGCTGTGGGCTCCTGAGGAACGTCGTCCCCAGGCTCTCTCTGCAGGAGCTGAGGTTCCCTGCCTCCCTGAGAAAGGGGGCATCAGCCCCAAGATGGTGTAGATTGCCAAGGTGGGGACCTGCAGATGGGAAGGATGAAAAAGTGATTTAATGCCAAGCAGCGCTAGACACCCATGTTCTGCTTTACCTTCCAGAAATGAGGCAAAGGGCTAAGAAGGTCACAGATGTGGATGAAATACGGAGGTGAGGAGTCTGGGTCTGGAAGCGTCCCTGTCTCTTCTTTCTGCTGCAGCTTGCTCCCAGCCACCCTCAACCCAAGTACCCTGCTCGGTTACTGGTGATGCTTCAGAACCCGCAGATCCTATTGGATGCTGGGTGCAGGGCCACTGCTGAGATCCAAGACCACAGGGTGGTTCTTTCCTACTCACAGCGGGTGACAGGAGCCGCAAGAGGCCTGAAGGGACACGGACAGGGCCCACCACTTCCAAGTCCATCAGGCACTCTGCTTGCTGCACACCCATCTTGTGGGTTTGCAAAGTGTGTTCACCCCACAGAAGacatttaaatgataatttcCCCAAGTTTACCCCTACGTAAGCAGAGCTCCAAATAGAAGACTGTGATTTATGTTAAGTTCTGTGAATTACTGGATTGGGTCTTGGATCACATGAGCCTATACGGGCACTTCTATAAACCCAAGTGCTCCAGGACTGAAAGTCCTGCAGGAACATGGGATCATTTGACATGTATCTGTGGTGAATGTACCGTAAATGGTCACTAAGAACAGAGCAAAAGAGATGATAACTTAGCATTTTAATGGGATTTTCACTGTGAAAAAATTGGGAGCACCTTTAATAAAATGCTCTCTTGAGAATGGGTTTTGCGGGTCTGTCCTGAGAGTTCGGGAGAGGGCACTAATTCCTTTGGAACGTGAGGAAGATCAGAGTAGTTGAGGAAACTCCCCAGGGCACACAGCCTGTGCCCTCCCTTTTTGTTGGGACCCAAACCTCCAGACCCAGGGAGGAAGCAGCAGCATGGATATGTAGGAAGTGTCCAGCCATCAAGGTGGGGAAACAGAGTCACCCGGGGTGAGAGCCAATGTGTACTGTCCTACAGGGAAGGGGGACTCAGCACTTGACTGTTGGCCTGGGATGGTCCCAAGTACTGGACTTGGTCTGCAGGTTCTGGAACAGGATAGGAAGAGCCCTAGAGAGCTCAGGACCCAGGGGCATAAGGTCCTTTGTAAAGAACATTTCATAAACAGGAGGGTGGATGGATTCGCTGATGGGGATGTCTTTGATCAGAAAGTATTCTTTGTTTACTGACTCTGCCCTagcaaaagtgaaagaaaaagcaaaagtgaaagaaaattcaTGAGATCATAGGAGAacaaagggcagaggcaggggcttTCCAACCGAGCTTGTACATAAGTGGACACAAGTCCCCTTCCTTCCTCAGCCTCCTGCTTCTGTTCCCTGCATCACACACATGGCATCCAGTACTTCCTGCCTCCATGTGAGTGGGGGCTTGAAggtggtgagggggagagggaagcacCTGCCTGGGGTGAGGTGTAGTGTCAGGGTCTACAGGGGCTGGAGCCCTGGGGTAGGCTTGTGGGGGAACCTCCAGGGGGCAGGGGTGATGTCAGGGGTCcacgggggctggggggggcagaGTGGCTGGGAAGGCACCTGAAGGGGACAGCATAGGCACTGATATCTacagaagggggaaggaaggttCTGGGACTAGAAGCCTGTCATTGGGCTCCCCCTTGTCTTCTGTCAGACCTGACTGGCCACTGTTAGGGGACATGGTAGGATGTGGGAGTGAGCTTTGCCTTCAGAGGGCCTGGCAGAACTTGAAACTATGGAAATATTGTCCAGAGCCCTTTACCTTCTTCTGTTTAGGGGACCCCGGGCTTgtcaccttcctcctcccacaGGTTTACAAAACTCATTTACTGTCATTGTTAATAAGCTGATCCACGACCCTATAAGGAGTCTGTACCATGTGCCAAGGGCTGGAATCAGGgccatgctgggcacagaggggCCCATGTCCAGTGAGGAAAGGTCTGTGCTGTCCAGAGAGGGAAGTTCTGATGGAAGTGGCAGGGAGGGCCTCCCAGGCTCTCCTGGGACAACGCAGCAGTCTGCTCACCCAGCGTCAGATTATGGAGGGAAGACTTCCCTCTGGCCCTGCCTTCTGGGAGTAGACCCTGCTCTGCCTACAGGAGGACATTGTGCTCGGCAGTAGGTGGATACCAAGACAAGGTACAGAGTCACGCTGCACACAGCATTGCCATCACATGTGAGGGACATGGAGAAAGAAACCAGGAATGCAGCACCCTCGTGTCCTGGCTGGGGCCTCCTTCTACCATAGTCGTGGAGGGCAGTGAGGAGTGTCCCACGCTGCCAAGTCTCGGGAATTCTCTTTGGGGGTTGTTTTTAGCAGCCCGTATATAACTTTGGATGCGTTATAGTCATGTTTAGTTTTCAACATTTGACAGACTTTATCTGGACAAGAGGCAGGCAAATAATGTGAGAAATCACTAATGACATTGGATGAATGAGAGGTAAGGCTATAAAGGAATAAGACTGATCTTCTTGTGTCACAAGCTTGTAATTCTGGGAGTGGAGGGCCAAAGAAGGGTGGGCCACATCTTGTAAGGAGctgaggggcaggcaggcaggaggatgGGGCTGGCCAAGGGGGGACAGTGCTGTGACAGGTGGTGGGCACTCCAGGCACCTGATTCCAGGTCTTTTGTCCATGATTGCCCAGGTGACAGTCCATTCTGAGGAAGGCACATCAACGACCTTCACTGTTAATGAGAGGGACAGAGTGAAGAAGGTCAGTGAACATGTCTGGGCTAAGACCAAGGTTGCCGTGCAGTACCAGGTACTTCTGCTGGGCTCCAAGACTCTAAATACCCAGAGGAAACTGTCATCATCTGGCATGGACAAGGAGATGACCATCCACCTCACTCTGAAGGTGGTGAAACCCAGTGATGAGGAGTTGCCCTTGGTTCTGGTGGAGTCAGATGATGAAGGGAGAGGCACCTCTTCCAGGTGCAAAAGTCCAGCTCATTGGCCCAGGTAAAATGATAATAGAGACTAAGACTGCTATAATGCCTAAGAAACAGATTGTGACTTGCAATGGCAAGAGGCTGGAAGATGGGAGGATCATGGCGGATTATGGCATCAGAAGGGGCAACAAACTCTTCTTGACAGCCCACCACATTGGGGGTGGGCCCGCCAGGGATGGCTCATGTAAGGAGCAGAAGAGCTTACTGCTAGCTCTTATTCCATCCACATCCTGTGATGATTTCCCCAAAGGAACGAGGAAGATAAATAGCAAAGTTTAGGGGTGAAGTGGGGAGGGAGACCGCACAATACTTTCTAACTCCATGATTCTTTGATCTTACATAATTGACCAGGTGTATATTGTGTATAttactagaaatggaaaataacgTTTTAGGTATAGTAGAGATGGCATCAAAGCCAGCTTGCAATGTAATCCTTTCCTGGTTCCCTCTGATTAATAGAAAAATTCCTAGTTCTTCTGTCCAACAAGATAGTAAGTTTTACATTAGGATCCATGCTCCCCTAATTTCTGTTTCCACCAATATATTAATATCACTCAATATGTCGAACCAAATTGAATTTCTACTTACAGAGGACAATGAGATGATTTATCATGAGGTGAATTAATTCCTCTGATATGATTACAGTCTAATTAATAAAGAACTTAGAAATTCAATTGAACTAccttctctgtcttcatttaCAGCTGCTTGGTATGAAATGAAACCTGGCACTGGGTGCCATCTTATTCTCTATGCCCCACACGGAATtcaactgtttttctttctggggATGAGGATGGGCTTAGAAAGAGATTCTCCCTGGGGACCCAGAGATGTGTCTCCAGTGGGGGGTGCTTCTTGGGGAGGTGTGCTTCTGGACCAGTCTCTGTCTTGCCTGCATTGGGGTCGAGCAGGTCTTCCCTGGGTTGGGGGTATCTATTTGAGTGGGGGCTTCGGGTTGGTCTCCACGTTGACTCCCAAGGCTCTGCCCAAGATCTGGCAGACAGAACTTTTCCTTGCCTGTGTCCTGCACAGATGTCTGCTCCTCTGTGGGGAACTTGGGTCCCTTCCTCCATTTTCCCGCCCTCACTCCTCTGTCTCATTGTCCTTCTTGTACCTCATGAGTGGCCACCAACATGTTTTCTGCACCGCCTAAGACATGTCTGTGTCCCTTTGTTCTTTAAACTTGCCCCAGAACTGCCTCAATCAGATGAGTTTCCCAGCTTAACCCCACTCAGCCCAATCCACACTTAGGGGAGTTCCTTGTTACACTTTGGGGTCAAGTGCTCTTGCTGGACACTAGTGACTTGATTAGGTGGGCATTAAGTTGGATTGATTTCCTGAAATGAGCAAACTCCTCCATTTTTTTGGATGGGGTTTCCTACAGGGTAGAGTCCATGATTTCTCTGTCAGTTTGGGGGTCTCCTGAGGCCAGACACCATAGGGTTCTTCATGGTGTGTGCCATCAGCCTGGGAGAGAGTGAACTTTAATTGTCCTGTCATCCATGATCTTACCAGCATGTGGACTCTTCAGGGGTGGTCACAGCACCCCCTGAGGATGGGGGAAGGTCCTTTCCAAATCTTGCCTTCTCTCTTCATCAGCTTAAGAGAAAGCCCCGAGGCCACTTCCCCTTCCCCAAATCTGTGTAGAGGATACGGGAATTCACCCTCAAAATCAGGAACATTTCCTGAGGGACGCACAGGACCTCCCCAGTGACCTTGGGCTCCTGAGGATGGATCTTTCAGATTCTCACAGGGAAATGGGCAGGCTGAAGGTTCACTGCTTTCCCAAGGGACATTCTCATCCTTGGGCCCTCACTAGCACTTTTTCCCTCCTCTGCATTCTCACTGTCCAGCATGCCCTGTCCCTAGACTCCCCAGGAGCTTCCTGGCTGTCCTTTTCACTTCCTTGTTCCTGAGGGTGTAGATAAGCAGGTTGAGTGCCGGGGTGACCACGATGTAGAAGAGTGAAATGAGCTTGCCCTGGCCCTGGTCATAACGCTGTGTGGGCTGCAGGTAAGTGTAGATGGCCAAGCCATAGAAGAGGCAGACGGTGGGATCCTCACTTGTCCATTACCTTCCTGCAGCCGCCCCCAACAAGATGCTCCAGACAGCGCGGGCCACGGGGCCATAGGAGGCCAGGATGATGGCGGACAGCAGGGCGCTCACAGAGGCCGGGTGGCCAGCAGTGTGGTCTTCACCCCCGAGTTGGCCAGACTACTCAGCCACTAGGCTCTGTCCAGCGCGAGACAACAGGGGAGGCGAGGCGAGCGGGGGCATGATGCAGTGAGTGGACCACGGCTGCCATGTGGTCCAGCGCCATTGCCGCCAGCAGGAGGCACACAGTGGATCCCACAGCTGGGCCAGGCCGGCGCGCAGCAGTCACAGCTCCAGGCCACAGAGGCCAGCCAGCAGCGCAGGCGCCACGCTCGTGGTGAAGCCCTGTGTTCACCTGTGCCAGGTGGCACAGGAAGTAGTACATGGGTGTGTGCAGGTGCGGTAGTGCGCCGCCAGCAGCATGAGGCTCAAGTTGCGGGCCAGCGTCAAGAGGTAGCAGAGCAGGATGAGGGTGAAGAAGGGTGGGCTGCAGCACGGGCCAGTTGGAGAAATCCAGCAGGAGGAAGCGCTCCTCCGTGCTGTGTGGTTGGCCTGTGAGAGAGGAAACTCCCAGAGTGTTTGGAAGGATGCAGAGTAAAGGGTGACTTTAGCTCCTGCAAGCGAAGGAGATCCCGGGGCACAAGGGTCACGTGGGGGATGGGTGGGCGTGCGGGACAGGATGGGTGTGCAGGAGCGGCATGCAGGCATGTGCCTTGCTATCTCGTTTACACATTTGAGTCCTGACTTGAGGAAGCTAGTCAGTCCTACCTTAGCTGATGTATTTAGCAAATTCTGTGGtgccggtggggggggggggtgagaaaGAATCTCCACTTTGTAGATGAGCAAACTTAGACTCAGAAAGGGGAGATTGTCCCAAGGTCACAGCTAGTGAGTGGCCTGTGGGACACGCAGTCAAGCCTGTCTTATTCCCAAATCTGCTTTTTGGGCTGCTTCCCGGGTTCTGATTGTATTCCTAGGAGCCAGAgtagaaaactgagattcagataTTTGAAGACAGATTTCCCCCTGAGCCTCTCTCCCCATCTTGGAAAGGGTGCAGTGCCTAAGAATAAGTGCAATACCCCAGGCTTGGTAGAACCAACACTTGGTAGATTAGAGCTATCCCTCACCTTCTTTGTTTCAGGGACCATACTTCTGTGAGTATAACCTTTAGATGCTGACTACTCAGTGCTAATCTGTGGGGAATCCCTCTTCCTGGCTGCTGCCGATGTCCATGCCGGTCCTGCTTCTACCTGCTGTGatggtcatgatccaggggtcttatttttaataaaataattttcattgctgttcaatttaccaacatacagaataacacccagtgctcatccagtcaagtgtccccctcagtgcccatcacccagtcacccccaccccccgccctcctccccttccaccacccccagttcgtttcccagagttaggggtctttatgttctgtctcccgtctctgatatttcccacacatttcttctccattcccctatattccctttcactattatttatattcctcaaatgaatgagaacatacgctgtttgtccttctccaattgacttacttcactcagcataataccctccagttctatccacgttgaagcaaattatgggtatttgtcgtttctaatggctgaggaatattccattgtataaataaaccacatcttctttatccattcatctttcgatggacactgaggctccttccacagtttggctattgtggacattgctgctagaaacatcggggagcaggtgtcccggcgtttcattgcatctgaatctttggggtaaatccccaacagtgcaactgctgggtcgaagggcaggtctacttttaactctttgaggaacctccacacagttttccagagtggctgcaccagttcacattcccaccaacagtgcaggagggttcccttttctccgcatcctctccaacatttgtggtttccggccatgttaattttccccattctcactggtgtgaggcggtatctcattgtgattttgattgtatttccctgatggcaagtgatgcagagcattttctcatgtgcatgttggccatgtctatgtcttcctctgtgagatttctcttcatgtcttttgcccatttcatgattggattgtttgtttctttggtgttgagtttaagaagttctttatacattttggaaacTAGCACTTTATcggatacatcatttgcaaatatcttctcccattctgtaggttgtcttttagttttgttgactgtatcctttgctgtgcaaaagcttcttatcttgatgaagtcccaatagttcatttttggtttggtttctcttgccttcgtggatgtatcttgcaagaagttagtgtggccaagttcaaaaagggtgttgcctgtgttctcctctaggattttttttttaatttatctatgatagtcatacagagagagagagagagaggcagagacacaggcagagggagaagcaggctccatgcactgggagcccgacgtgggattcgatcccgggtctccaggatcgcggcctgggccaaaggcaggcgccaaaccgctgcgccacccaggtatccctcctctaggattttgatggcatctagtctcacatttagatctttcatccattttgagtttatctttgtgtatggtgaaagagagtggtctagtttcattcttctgcatgtggatgtccaattttcccagcaccatttattgaaggggctgtctttcttccaatggatagtctttcctcctttattgaatattagttggccataaagtggagggtccacttctgggttctctattctgttccattgatctatgtgtctgtttttgtgccagtaccacactgtcttgatgaccacagctttgtagtacaacctgaaatctggcattgtgatgcccccagataaggttttcttttttaaaattcccctggctatttggggtcttttctgattccacacaaatcttaaaataatttgttctaactctctgaagaaagtccatggtattttgatagggattgcattaaacgtgtaaattgccctgggtaacattgacattttcacaatattaattctgccaatccatgagcatggaatatttttccatctctttgtgtcttcctcaatttctttcagaagtgttctatagtttttagggtatagatccttaacctctttggtgaggtttattcctaggtatcttatgcttttgggtgcaattgtaaatgggattgactccttaatttctctttcttcagcctcattgttagtgtatacaaatgccattgatttctgggcattgattttgtatcctgccacactaccaaattgcagtatgagttctagcaatcttaagGTGGaggcttctgggttttctatgtagagtatcatgtcatcggcgaagagggagagtttgacttcttctttgccaatttgaatgcctttaatgtctttttgttgcctgattgctgaggctaggacttccaatactatctttaatagcagtggtgagagtggacatccctgtcttgttcctgatgttaggggaaaggctcccagtgcttccccattgagaatgatatttgctgtgggcttttcttagatggcttttaagatgtcgaggaaagttccctctgtccctacactctgaagagttttgatcaggaatggatgctgtattttgtcaaatgctttctctgcatctaatgagaggatcatatggttcttggtttttctcttgctgatatgatgaatcacattgattgttttacgagtgttgaagcagccttgtgtctcagggataaatcctacttggtcgtggtgaataattttcttaatgtgttgttggatcctattagctagtatcttgttgagaatttttgcatccatgttcatcagggatattggtctgtaattctcctttttggtggggtctttggttttggaattagggtgatgctggcctcatagaatgaatttggaaatactccatctctttctatctttccgaacagctttagtagaataggtataatttctccttaaacgtttgatagaattcccctgggaagccatctggccctggcctcTTGTgtctgggaggtttttgatgactgcttcaatttcctccctggttattggcctgttcaggttttctatttcttcctgttccaagttttggtagtttgtggctttctgggaatgcgtccatttcttctagattgcctaatttattggtgtatagctgttcataatatgtttttaaaatcgtttgtatttccttggtgttggtagtgatctctcctttctcattcatgattttattaatttgagtctcctctctcttctttttaacaaggttggataatggtttatctatcttattaatgctttcaaagaaccaactcctggttctgttgatctgctccacagttcttctggtcttgatttcgttgagttctgctcgaattttaattaactctcttcttctgctgggtgtggggtcaatctgctgttttttctctagctcctttatgtgtaaggttagcttttgtatttgagttcttttcagtttttgaatagatgcttgtattgcgatgtatttcccccttaggactgcttttgctgcatcccaaagattttgaacggttgtatcttcattctcattattttccatgaatctttttaattcttcctgaatttcctgattgaccctttcatcttttagcaggatggtccttaacctccacgtgtttgaggtccttccaaacttcttgttgtgctttagttctaatttcaaggcattatggtctgagaatatgcaggggacgatcccaatcttttggtattggttcagacccgatttgtgacccagtatgtggtctgttctggagaaagttccatgtgcactggagaagaatgtgtattcagttgagtttggatgtaaacttctgtagatatctgtgaaatccatctggtccagtgtatcatttaaagctctcatttctttggagatgttgtgcttagaagacctatcgaaggtatagaaagagctagattgaagtcaccaagtataagtgtattattatctaagtatttcttcactttggttattaattggtttaaatatttggcagctctcacattcggggcatatatattgaggattgttaagtcctcttgttggatagatcctttaagtatgagatagtgtccctcctcatctctaactacagtcttcggggtaaattttagtttatctgatataaggatggctacccctgctcttttttgagggccatttgaatggtaaatggttctccaaccttttattttcaggttgtaggtgtcatTCTGtttcaaatgagtctcttgtagacagcaaatagatgggtcctgcttttttatgcagtctgaaaccctgcgccttttgatggggtcattaagcccgttcacgttcagagttactatggagAGATCTGAGTTTAGTGTCATtatgatatctattcagttcttgtttttgtggattgttccactggacttcttcttaaaggggaattttaagagtcccccttaaaatttcttgcggAGCTGgattggaggtcacatattcttttagttgctgcctgtcttggaagctctttatctctc of Canis lupus familiaris isolate Mischka breed German Shepherd chromosome 35, alternate assembly UU_Cfam_GSD_1.0, whole genome shotgun sequence contains these proteins:
- the UBD gene encoding LOW QUALITY PROTEIN: ubiquitin D (The sequence of the model RefSeq protein was modified relative to this genomic sequence to represent the inferred CDS: inserted 2 bases in 2 codons), with amino-acid sequence MASSTSCLHVTVHSEEGTSTTFTVNERDRVKKVSEHVWAKTKVAVQYQVLLLGSKTLNTQRKLSSSGMDKEMTIHLTLKVVKPSDEELPLVLVESDDEXERHLFQVQKSSSLAQVKXIIETKTAIMPKKQIVTCNGKRLEDGRIMADYGIRRGNKLFLTAHHIGGGPARDGSCKEQKSLLLALIPSTSCDDFPKGTRKINSKV